A genomic segment from Oceanispirochaeta sp. M1 encodes:
- a CDS encoding amino acid ABC transporter permease, translating to MASLDNNHPRIEVTDGALIPAKGNKGLFSSWQITFFGAVAVLILLPVLKPDPYLRILKFLPDGILITFEVTVMAIICATFIGLLTGLGQISRNVVYNRVATVYVELIRGIPLLVQLFYIYFALGKFLNIQGMVAAVIAMAVCYGAYMGEIFRAGIQSIPKGQMEAAIALGMSRGQALRLIILPQTMRVILPAIGNEFIALLKDSSLVSVLAISDLLRRGREFASTSFLYFESYTMVALVYLVLTLFLSRMVAIMEERMAYRGK from the coding sequence ATGGCTTCGCTAGATAATAATCATCCCCGGATTGAAGTCACAGATGGAGCCCTTATTCCCGCTAAAGGAAATAAGGGGCTCTTTTCGTCCTGGCAGATTACTTTTTTCGGTGCCGTTGCGGTACTGATTCTTCTGCCGGTTCTCAAACCGGATCCATACTTAAGAATTCTGAAATTTCTTCCTGATGGTATTCTGATTACCTTTGAAGTTACTGTGATGGCAATTATCTGTGCCACTTTCATAGGCCTTCTTACAGGGTTGGGACAGATATCCAGGAATGTTGTCTATAACCGGGTGGCAACGGTATATGTAGAGCTGATCCGCGGGATACCCCTGCTGGTACAGTTATTCTACATCTACTTTGCCCTTGGTAAATTTTTGAATATTCAGGGAATGGTTGCCGCTGTTATTGCAATGGCTGTCTGTTATGGTGCCTATATGGGAGAGATTTTCCGTGCAGGTATTCAGTCAATTCCCAAAGGACAGATGGAAGCGGCTATTGCTCTTGGAATGTCCCGGGGACAGGCTCTGAGACTGATTATACTTCCACAGACTATGCGGGTCATACTTCCTGCAATCGGAAATGAGTTTATCGCTCTTCTGAAAGACTCCTCCCTGGTGTCGGTTCTGGCAATATCAGACCTGCTCCGCAGAGGTAGAGAGTTTGCATCCACCAGCTTTCTGTATTTCGAAAGTTATACTATGGTAGCACTGGTATATCTTGTGTTAACCCTCTTCCTCTCGCGCATGGTTGCCATAATGGAAGAAAGGATGGCATACCGTGGAAAATAG
- the proB gene encoding glutamate 5-kinase, with protein MLQEVLNNSRKVVLKIGSNTLSREDGTLNRDFFKDLSSQINILKTRGCQVVIVSSGARIAGVSTLGKWKRKEDLHYKQALCSIGQVELMDSYRKELKEFGFVIGQILLTKDDFSDPNRTLNIRNTLFTLLDEGVIPIINENDSVSVDEIKIGDNDNLAALTANLWNADLLLIMSDIDGVYNKDPGEYADAQLIEVIEEAEALSQKIEIGSKGDFGTGGILTKIEAACKVNEYGIPMILANGKRKNLIPGLLEGKYPGTIFVP; from the coding sequence ATGCTTCAGGAAGTTCTTAATAACAGCAGAAAAGTTGTACTAAAAATCGGGAGTAATACTCTTTCCCGGGAAGACGGAACACTGAATCGTGACTTTTTTAAGGATCTCTCTTCTCAGATAAATATATTGAAAACCAGGGGCTGTCAGGTTGTTATCGTCTCCTCAGGTGCACGAATTGCAGGAGTATCGACCCTGGGAAAATGGAAACGGAAGGAAGATCTGCATTACAAGCAGGCTCTCTGTTCCATCGGACAGGTGGAGCTGATGGATTCTTATAGAAAAGAACTGAAGGAATTCGGTTTTGTTATAGGACAAATTCTACTGACCAAAGATGACTTCAGTGATCCAAACAGAACTCTCAATATAAGAAATACCCTGTTCACACTACTGGATGAAGGAGTCATACCAATCATTAATGAAAATGACTCTGTTTCTGTAGATGAGATAAAAATCGGTGATAATGATAATCTTGCAGCTTTGACTGCAAATCTATGGAATGCAGATCTTCTGCTTATTATGAGTGATATTGACGGAGTCTATAATAAGGATCCCGGTGAATATGCCGATGCACAACTGATCGAAGTTATTGAAGAGGCTGAAGCCCTGAGTCAGAAAATAGAGATTGGCAGTAAAGGTGATTTCGGCACCGGTGGTATTCTCACAAAGATCGAAGCTGCCTGTAAGGTGAATGAATACGGTATCCCCATGATTCTGGCCAATGGAAAAAGAAAAAACCTGATCCCCGGCCTCCTGGAAGGTAAATATCCGGGAACTATCTTTGTTCCCTGA
- a CDS encoding basic amino acid ABC transporter substrate-binding protein translates to MKKILFLSLILIMSASVLFITGCSKKEDSSVITIASDATWPPMEFLNENKEIIGFDVDLIKAAAKAGGFEVKVVNTAWDGIFAGLANGNYDAVISSVTITDDRKAAMDFSVPYINAGQVLIVAKESSGMTTLADMAGKKVGAQIGTTGAIAISDAGNVELKTYDELGLAIEDLANGNIEGVVADSPIAADYVLGNDTYKSVLEIVGEPFTDEFYGVAVKKGNSDILAILNAGLESVIASGERDELINKWLR, encoded by the coding sequence ATGAAAAAAATCTTATTTCTCTCCCTGATCCTGATTATGAGTGCTTCCGTACTATTTATTACAGGCTGCAGTAAGAAAGAAGACAGTAGTGTTATTACAATCGCATCAGATGCCACATGGCCTCCCATGGAGTTTCTGAATGAAAATAAAGAAATCATAGGTTTTGATGTAGACCTTATCAAAGCTGCAGCAAAAGCAGGTGGTTTTGAAGTAAAAGTAGTAAACACTGCATGGGACGGAATTTTTGCAGGTCTGGCCAATGGTAACTATGATGCCGTTATTTCTTCAGTAACCATTACAGATGATAGAAAAGCAGCTATGGACTTTTCAGTTCCCTATATCAATGCTGGTCAGGTTCTGATTGTAGCTAAAGAATCATCCGGAATGACAACTCTTGCTGATATGGCAGGAAAAAAAGTCGGTGCACAGATCGGAACAACCGGTGCTATCGCTATTTCTGATGCCGGAAATGTTGAACTGAAAACCTATGATGAGCTTGGTCTGGCCATTGAAGATCTGGCTAACGGAAACATTGAAGGTGTAGTTGCTGACAGCCCCATCGCAGCAGACTATGTTCTCGGAAATGATACGTACAAATCTGTACTTGAAATTGTTGGTGAACCCTTTACTGATGAATTCTACGGTGTAGCCGTTAAGAAAGGTAACAGTGATATTCTTGCTATACTTAACGCAGGTCTTGAGTCTGTTATCGCATCCGGCGAAAGAGACGAGCTGATCAATAAATGGCTTCGCTAG
- a CDS encoding ABC transporter ATP-binding protein, producing MLKEYRTLYPYYKKYRLQYIGGLFFLIITNAGQLLIPQYIKRTLNIMSSGSADRAEILRLVLTMCVIALVIAVGRFFWRKFIIGASRKIEKNLRAQIFHHLLNMSSTFFGKHKTGDIMARMTNDMKAIRMASGMALVAFTDGIFMTIAILWILFSQYPRLAAITIIPLPVITVLVLFMGSFLGDMFRNVQERFSDLTSRVQESLSGIRVIKTFRKENATLSSFDKDNNNYIKANIRLVKIWGFMMPIVGFLTGMTACLLLFFGGRMVIWGTMQAGDFVAVMSYLGMLTWPMIGAGFTVNLLQRGAASLKRINSILNEQADIRNCANPVTVPVFEKLKVEKLDFSFGDTDVIRQLDFELNAGETIGILGRTGSGKSTLVNLFPRILDSTPGRISYNGIDLHDLELSQLRKSLSIIPQETFLFSATIEENIRLGAPHASEEELQEIIELTTLDRDLKNFPLGLATQVGEKGISLSGGQKQRIALARALLSNPQLLILDDALSAVDTKTEEFILSRFFKKREDLSNILISHRVSTLMNADRIIVLSEGAVEQSGTHEDLIASPGLYQKIYKLQSLDKS from the coding sequence ATGCTAAAGGAATACAGAACCCTCTACCCCTATTATAAAAAATACAGACTTCAGTACATTGGCGGGCTTTTCTTTCTGATCATAACAAATGCCGGTCAGCTGCTGATCCCCCAGTACATAAAACGAACACTGAATATCATGTCATCAGGATCTGCTGATAGAGCCGAAATCCTCAGACTTGTTCTAACCATGTGCGTTATTGCCCTGGTTATAGCTGTGGGACGTTTTTTCTGGAGAAAGTTCATCATCGGGGCATCCAGAAAGATCGAGAAGAATCTAAGAGCACAGATTTTTCATCACCTTCTAAACATGAGCTCCACCTTTTTCGGAAAACATAAGACCGGTGATATCATGGCCAGAATGACTAATGATATGAAGGCAATTCGTATGGCCAGCGGCATGGCTCTGGTTGCATTTACCGACGGTATATTCATGACCATAGCAATTCTATGGATTCTGTTTTCACAATATCCCAGACTGGCAGCCATAACAATTATTCCTCTTCCTGTTATTACAGTTCTTGTTTTGTTTATGGGATCATTTCTCGGGGATATGTTCCGGAATGTTCAGGAGAGATTTTCAGACCTTACGTCCCGAGTTCAGGAGAGCCTCAGCGGTATTCGGGTCATCAAAACTTTCCGAAAGGAAAATGCGACCCTCAGCAGCTTTGACAAAGATAATAATAATTATATAAAAGCCAATATCCGTCTTGTTAAAATCTGGGGATTCATGATGCCCATCGTAGGCTTTCTTACAGGCATGACAGCCTGTCTTCTTCTGTTCTTTGGTGGAAGAATGGTCATATGGGGAACTATGCAGGCCGGCGACTTTGTGGCTGTCATGAGTTACCTGGGAATGTTGACCTGGCCGATGATCGGAGCAGGATTTACTGTTAATCTTCTGCAGCGAGGTGCTGCATCACTAAAGAGGATCAACTCCATTCTCAATGAACAGGCAGATATCAGGAACTGTGCTAATCCCGTAACTGTACCGGTATTTGAAAAACTGAAAGTTGAGAAACTTGATTTTTCTTTTGGTGATACAGATGTTATCAGACAGCTGGATTTTGAACTGAATGCCGGTGAGACCATCGGAATACTGGGAAGAACAGGTAGTGGAAAAAGTACACTGGTCAACCTTTTCCCCCGTATACTGGACAGCACGCCGGGGCGAATAAGCTACAATGGTATTGATCTGCATGATCTTGAATTATCTCAACTGCGTAAGTCTTTATCCATTATTCCCCAGGAAACTTTTCTCTTCTCTGCCACCATCGAAGAGAATATCCGATTAGGAGCCCCCCATGCCTCGGAGGAAGAGCTGCAGGAAATCATTGAACTGACGACTCTGGACAGAGATCTAAAAAACTTTCCACTGGGACTGGCGACTCAGGTCGGCGAAAAGGGAATCAGTCTTTCGGGTGGTCAGAAACAGCGTATAGCACTGGCAAGAGCTCTTCTCTCCAACCCGCAGCTTCTGATTCTGGATGATGCCCTCTCTGCTGTTGACACAAAAACAGAGGAGTTCATTCTTTCCCGATTTTTTAAGAAACGTGAGGATTTAAGCAATATCCTGATCTCACACAGAGTATCAACACTGATGAATGCCGACAGGATCATTGTGCTGTCAGAAGGGGCTGTCGAACAGAGCGGTACACATGAAGATCTTATTGCCTCCCCCGGCCTGTATCAGAAAATATATAAACTTCAATCATTGGATAAATCATGA
- a CDS encoding ABC transporter ATP-binding protein, with protein sequence MSENKKAKDFDSGIILKLLRFTKKYRLWFVAAVIALLFSTVAELALPIILQKSIDRNIMARWVWIDSSLEYSDLPDADEYHHSEDGRIFLLVSDLKGISSSDRVKIKAEAMMASEEWYVFPDSDIDPALLSSLHERTVLDNSFNAIPMRILKQLNGEDRKALRSDDVVRLKKRVIQYFLLLMVILVFSFVQIMTMAWTSQGVMKDIRLTMFSHIMHQSLSFLGDTPVGALVSKITSDVETINEFFTSVTISMLKDIAIMSGVIITLFILNPLLAGITLLTLPPILIGSIFFRNRARSAYRKQRHWISRVNSFLSEHVAGMEIIQIFGKEKSTGDQFNKDNEELLKASMAEMYVFAVFRPMVDLFTSVSLAVVIYTGSIMLNRQVLSLGILIAFIDLIQKFYRPVMDMSEKFSIMQSAMAGGERVFSLLEEDHRIADKGELEDERIQGEIEFRNVCFSYREGEPVLKDLSFRAKPGETIAIVGYTGAGKTTIASLATRLWDIDSGQILLDGKPLENYSLSHLRKSIQSVQQDVFLFSGSLKENITLGSEMSDEDLRKAASTVQADRFIDSLEKGYETEIQERGKNLSGGQKQLLSFARAVAHNPAVLILDEATANIDTETEKLIQKAMDKLLEGRTSLVIAHRISTIQRADRILVLSEGHLLESGTHKELISKEGLYYNLYNYQYAAGES encoded by the coding sequence ATGAGTGAAAATAAAAAAGCAAAAGACTTTGATTCAGGAATAATCCTGAAACTACTCCGTTTTACTAAGAAATACAGACTCTGGTTTGTTGCGGCAGTCATTGCCCTTTTATTTTCCACAGTTGCAGAACTGGCCCTTCCCATAATACTTCAGAAGAGTATTGACCGGAATATTATGGCCAGATGGGTGTGGATAGACAGCTCTTTGGAGTACAGCGATCTGCCTGATGCGGATGAATATCATCACTCGGAAGACGGACGTATTTTTCTACTGGTCAGTGATCTGAAGGGTATTAGCAGCAGTGACAGGGTGAAAATCAAAGCTGAAGCCATGATGGCCTCTGAAGAGTGGTATGTATTTCCGGATTCTGATATTGATCCGGCCCTTCTCTCATCTCTCCATGAGCGAACAGTTCTTGATAACTCTTTCAATGCCATACCCATGAGGATACTTAAGCAGCTTAACGGTGAGGACCGCAAAGCTCTGAGAAGTGATGATGTAGTAAGATTGAAAAAAAGAGTGATTCAGTACTTTCTTCTTCTCATGGTTATACTTGTTTTCTCATTTGTTCAGATAATGACCATGGCCTGGACCAGCCAGGGAGTCATGAAAGATATACGGCTGACAATGTTCTCTCATATCATGCATCAGTCTCTGAGCTTCCTGGGAGATACTCCAGTGGGTGCTCTGGTTTCAAAAATTACAAGTGATGTGGAGACCATAAACGAGTTTTTTACTTCAGTTACAATCTCCATGCTAAAGGACATTGCCATTATGAGCGGTGTCATTATCACTCTTTTTATCCTCAATCCTCTGCTGGCGGGAATCACGCTCCTGACCCTTCCCCCCATACTCATAGGCTCAATATTTTTCCGTAATAGAGCCCGGAGCGCCTACCGGAAACAGAGACATTGGATATCAAGGGTTAACAGTTTCCTATCAGAACATGTGGCCGGAATGGAGATCATTCAAATATTCGGTAAAGAGAAATCCACAGGGGATCAATTTAATAAAGATAATGAGGAACTCCTCAAGGCCTCAATGGCTGAGATGTATGTCTTTGCCGTATTCAGACCCATGGTTGATCTGTTCACATCCGTCTCCCTTGCTGTAGTCATCTACACTGGATCTATCATGCTGAACAGACAGGTTCTCTCTCTGGGAATACTGATAGCCTTTATAGATCTTATACAGAAGTTCTACAGACCTGTGATGGATATGAGTGAAAAGTTCTCAATAATGCAGTCAGCCATGGCCGGCGGCGAGAGAGTCTTTTCATTACTTGAGGAGGATCACAGAATAGCTGACAAAGGAGAACTTGAGGACGAAAGAATACAGGGCGAAATTGAATTCAGAAATGTATGTTTTTCATATAGAGAGGGAGAACCTGTACTCAAAGATCTCTCCTTCAGGGCAAAACCCGGAGAGACCATCGCAATTGTAGGCTATACAGGGGCGGGAAAGACAACAATCGCCTCTCTGGCAACACGCCTCTGGGATATTGATTCCGGACAGATTCTTCTTGATGGAAAACCTCTGGAGAATTACAGCCTCTCCCATCTCCGAAAATCTATTCAGTCGGTACAGCAGGATGTTTTTCTCTTTTCAGGATCATTGAAAGAGAATATTACTCTGGGTTCTGAAATGAGTGATGAAGATCTGAGAAAAGCTGCATCAACAGTACAGGCGGACAGGTTTATTGATTCCTTGGAAAAGGGATATGAGACTGAGATCCAGGAAAGAGGTAAAAATCTGTCAGGAGGACAGAAACAGCTCCTCTCCTTTGCACGAGCCGTTGCCCATAATCCGGCTGTTCTCATATTGGATGAAGCGACTGCCAATATTGATACAGAAACTGAAAAGCTTATCCAGAAGGCTATGGACAAACTCCTCGAAGGGAGAACATCACTGGTTATTGCCCATAGAATAAGCACCATACAGAGGGCTGACAGGATACTGGTTCTTTCCGAAGGTCATCTTCTTGAGTCTGGAACCCACAAAGAGCTGATAAGTAAAGAGGGACTATATTATAATCTGTATAACTATCAGTATGCGGCAGGAGAATCCTGA
- a CDS encoding phosphoribosylformylglycinamidine synthase: MSDFFRVYVEKRAGQDNEARGLKSDLQETLGISGVSRVRIVNIYELTSVDDNQLTKISATVFSETPSDLIHIEIPSAEKSFALEYLPGQFDQRADSAAQCIHLIYPDWSGVVRSSKLILLEGHITASDLDRIKTYCINPVEAREKNLSGHSLFDLGSAADKVPYLDSFNSDDPASIIRSMGLAMSVEDIKSCQEYFGNIEKRSPTETEIRVLDTYWSDHCRHTTFETELRNIILPRDRFQEKLEQTLNHYKSIRRLCEREEKPQTLMDLATISGRRMRNEGLLDDMEVSEEINACSVRIKVDVNGREEPWLLMFKNETHNHPTEIEPFGGASTCIGGAIRDPLSGRSYVYQAMRITGASDPTESMENTTPGKLPQKYITRTAAHGYSSYGNQIGLATTFVREIYDPGYKAKRMEVGAVVGAVPEEMVRRESPEPGDAIVLIGGKTGRDGCGGATGSSKEHTSESLESCSAEVQKGNAPEERKIQRLFRNPELTALIKKCNDFGAGGVSVAIGELAPGLIIDLDKVPTKYKGLSGTELAISESQERMAVVVAPEDMDALIAFASEENLDATHVADVTVENRLVLNWGGKAVVDLDRDFLDTNGVRQSTDAVLPKIDWDVNPYAKTEKIDPALSEKEKMHTVLKDLNVCSQKGLVEMFDASIGAGTVQMPYGGALQLSESEASIHKLPVPGGKTKTCSLMAYGFDPEVSRWSPYHGSIHAVVTSLARLTASGGRWRKARLSFQEYFKRLGKDPENWGLPLAALLGALEVQEQLDIPAIGGKDSMSGTFHDIHVPPTLISFAVTTADIENTVSSEFKKSGNTVYMLPVSVDEYQLPLWEILKASFDRMESWIKEARVLSAATVKEGGIAAQIFRMAAGNSVGFRLADSDLPLFDKGRGEIIFESADDSLCNEYPGLILLGQTKDSSVLDFISFKLTIDDAVQSWKSTLDTVFPDDPDNGAAESCEIKVFTPSNSPAASTVSDLSRGKPKAFIPVFPGTNCEYDTERSFREAGADTLSTVFCNRDRSDVLASLDKMVEGINGSQILMLSGGFSAGDEPEGSGKFIANVLRNPEVAEAVHKLLERDGLILGICNGFQALVKSGLLPYGRVQELSAEAPTLARNINNRHISRMVTTKVCSTGSPWLQSMAAGDLHEIAVSHGEGRFTAPEAVLNDLVKNGQIAFQYTDSDGRAVMNPRFNPNGSDLAIEGIISECGRILGKMGHSERFSSDNFKNIPGEKYQSLFESGVQYFK; the protein is encoded by the coding sequence ATGAGTGATTTTTTCCGTGTTTATGTAGAGAAAAGAGCGGGGCAGGATAATGAAGCCCGCGGTCTAAAGTCGGATCTTCAGGAAACTCTCGGTATTTCGGGAGTTAGTCGTGTCAGAATAGTCAATATCTATGAGTTGACGTCAGTAGATGATAATCAGCTGACAAAAATTTCTGCAACAGTATTTTCAGAAACACCTTCTGATCTCATTCATATTGAAATCCCTTCTGCAGAGAAATCTTTCGCCCTGGAATATCTTCCGGGACAGTTTGATCAGAGAGCAGATTCAGCGGCTCAGTGTATTCACCTGATCTATCCGGACTGGTCCGGAGTTGTCCGAAGCAGTAAGCTGATCCTCCTTGAGGGACATATCACTGCCTCTGATCTGGATAGAATAAAGACATACTGCATCAACCCTGTAGAAGCCAGAGAGAAAAATCTTTCAGGGCATTCTCTTTTTGATCTGGGATCCGCAGCGGATAAGGTACCTTATCTGGACAGCTTCAATTCTGATGACCCTGCCTCCATTATACGTTCAATGGGACTCGCCATGTCGGTAGAGGATATAAAATCCTGTCAGGAGTATTTCGGGAACATCGAGAAGCGGAGTCCCACAGAAACTGAAATTCGAGTACTCGATACTTACTGGTCGGATCATTGCCGGCATACCACATTCGAAACAGAGTTAAGAAATATTATTCTTCCCCGGGATAGATTCCAGGAGAAACTTGAACAGACACTGAATCATTATAAAAGCATCCGCCGGCTATGTGAGCGGGAAGAGAAACCTCAGACATTGATGGATCTGGCAACCATCTCGGGACGCCGGATGCGTAATGAGGGACTTCTGGATGATATGGAAGTTTCAGAAGAGATCAATGCCTGTTCAGTCAGGATCAAGGTTGATGTAAACGGCAGGGAGGAACCCTGGCTTCTGATGTTTAAAAATGAAACTCATAATCATCCTACAGAGATTGAACCATTCGGGGGTGCATCCACCTGTATCGGCGGTGCCATCAGAGACCCCCTTTCAGGGCGTTCCTATGTATATCAGGCAATGAGAATCACAGGTGCTTCCGATCCAACTGAATCCATGGAGAATACCACTCCGGGGAAACTCCCCCAGAAATATATTACCAGAACCGCAGCCCATGGATATAGCTCATATGGTAACCAGATTGGTCTGGCTACAACCTTTGTCAGGGAGATCTACGATCCCGGTTATAAGGCAAAGCGTATGGAAGTCGGTGCAGTGGTGGGAGCCGTACCTGAAGAGATGGTTCGCAGAGAGTCTCCAGAACCCGGAGATGCAATAGTGCTCATCGGTGGTAAAACCGGACGCGACGGATGCGGAGGTGCCACGGGGTCTTCCAAGGAACATACGAGTGAATCCCTTGAAAGCTGCAGTGCCGAAGTTCAGAAGGGTAATGCTCCGGAAGAGCGTAAAATCCAGAGGCTTTTCAGAAATCCTGAACTAACAGCTCTGATCAAGAAATGTAATGATTTCGGAGCAGGGGGTGTCTCTGTTGCTATCGGTGAGCTTGCTCCCGGCCTGATAATAGATCTTGATAAAGTACCTACAAAATATAAGGGTCTCAGTGGTACAGAACTTGCAATATCTGAATCCCAGGAGAGAATGGCTGTGGTTGTTGCTCCGGAAGACATGGATGCACTTATAGCCTTTGCTTCCGAGGAAAATCTGGATGCAACTCATGTTGCCGATGTAACTGTAGAAAACAGACTGGTCCTTAACTGGGGTGGTAAAGCCGTTGTGGATCTGGATCGTGATTTTCTTGATACCAACGGTGTCAGACAGTCCACCGATGCAGTTCTGCCGAAGATAGACTGGGATGTTAATCCTTATGCAAAAACTGAAAAAATTGATCCTGCTCTTTCTGAAAAAGAGAAAATGCATACAGTTCTTAAAGATCTTAATGTCTGTTCCCAGAAAGGTCTTGTGGAGATGTTTGATGCCTCCATCGGAGCCGGAACAGTTCAGATGCCCTACGGCGGTGCACTGCAGCTCAGCGAATCTGAGGCGTCCATCCATAAACTGCCTGTTCCCGGGGGGAAAACAAAAACCTGCAGTCTTATGGCCTATGGATTTGATCCGGAAGTCAGCCGCTGGAGTCCATATCACGGAAGTATTCATGCCGTTGTTACATCCCTTGCACGTCTGACGGCGAGTGGAGGACGATGGAGAAAGGCCCGTCTGAGTTTTCAGGAGTATTTTAAACGTCTTGGAAAAGATCCTGAAAACTGGGGACTTCCTCTGGCAGCACTTCTAGGTGCTCTTGAGGTTCAGGAGCAGCTGGATATCCCTGCTATAGGCGGAAAGGACAGTATGTCCGGTACCTTTCATGATATTCATGTGCCCCCTACACTGATCTCTTTTGCCGTAACAACGGCTGATATTGAAAATACGGTCTCTTCTGAATTCAAAAAGAGTGGAAACACCGTTTATATGCTTCCTGTTTCAGTTGATGAATATCAGCTGCCCCTGTGGGAGATCCTCAAGGCCTCTTTTGACAGGATGGAATCCTGGATAAAAGAAGCTAGGGTTCTGAGTGCCGCCACTGTAAAAGAGGGCGGAATTGCTGCCCAGATATTCAGAATGGCCGCCGGTAACTCTGTGGGATTCAGACTAGCTGACTCAGATCTTCCTCTTTTTGATAAGGGACGGGGTGAGATAATCTTTGAATCTGCGGATGACTCTCTATGTAATGAATATCCCGGTCTGATACTGCTGGGGCAGACAAAGGATTCATCAGTTCTGGATTTTATATCTTTTAAGCTTACTATCGATGATGCGGTTCAAAGCTGGAAAAGTACACTGGACACCGTCTTTCCCGATGATCCGGACAATGGAGCTGCTGAAAGCTGTGAGATCAAGGTGTTCACCCCTTCCAATTCTCCAGCTGCTTCAACTGTTTCAGATCTGTCCAGGGGAAAACCAAAGGCTTTTATACCTGTTTTTCCGGGAACAAACTGTGAGTATGATACGGAGCGCTCTTTCCGTGAGGCTGGGGCTGATACATTGAGTACTGTTTTCTGTAATAGAGACCGTTCTGATGTTCTGGCAAGTCTTGATAAAATGGTTGAGGGAATCAATGGATCTCAGATCCTGATGCTCTCTGGAGGCTTTTCAGCAGGTGATGAACCCGAAGGCTCAGGTAAGTTTATAGCTAATGTTCTCAGAAACCCTGAAGTTGCCGAAGCGGTTCATAAGCTTCTGGAGCGGGACGGTCTGATACTGGGGATCTGTAACGGATTTCAGGCCCTTGTTAAATCCGGCCTGCTTCCCTACGGAAGAGTTCAGGAGCTAAGCGCCGAGGCACCCACACTGGCTCGAAATATAAATAACAGACATATATCCCGTATGGTCACTACAAAGGTCTGCAGTACCGGGTCACCCTGGCTTCAATCCATGGCAGCAGGAGATTTACATGAAATTGCAGTCTCTCACGGAGAGGGACGTTTTACGGCTCCCGAGGCTGTGCTGAATGATCTGGTGAAAAATGGTCAGATTGCATTTCAGTATACAGATTCTGATGGAAGGGCCGTAATGAACCCCCGTTTCAATCCAAATGGTTCGGATCTGGCCATAGAGGGAATTATTTCTGAATGCGGCAGAATCCTTGGAAAGATGGGACATAGCGAACGTTTCAGTTCTGATAATTTTAAAAACATACCCGGTGAGAAGTATCAGTCACTCTTTGAATCGGGAGTTCAATATTTTAAATAA
- a CDS encoding amino acid ABC transporter ATP-binding protein: protein MENRISIKDAVKDFGIVKALNGASLDIKSGEVVLIIGPSGSGKSTLLRSVNRLEVLTEGEIFIDGESVTDPDSDIRQIREEVGMVFQDFNLFPHLSVLENISISPRQVKKETKTSAEENAMRLLKRVGLEEKAASYPGELSGGQKQRVAIARALAMNPKVMLFDEPTSALDPEMVKEVLDVMLDLAKDGMTMMVVSHEMGFARAAADRVIFMDEGQIVEEGKPSEIFDNAKEERTRQFLKHIL, encoded by the coding sequence GTGGAAAATAGAATCAGCATAAAAGACGCCGTCAAGGATTTTGGAATTGTAAAGGCTCTAAATGGAGCAAGTCTTGATATTAAAAGTGGTGAGGTTGTTCTTATTATCGGTCCTTCGGGCAGCGGTAAGAGTACACTACTCCGTTCTGTTAACAGACTTGAAGTACTTACGGAAGGTGAAATCTTCATTGATGGTGAAAGTGTTACAGATCCCGATTCTGACATAAGGCAGATAAGAGAAGAGGTTGGAATGGTATTCCAGGATTTCAATCTCTTCCCTCACCTTTCTGTTCTGGAGAATATTTCAATTTCTCCCAGACAGGTAAAAAAAGAGACCAAAACTTCCGCCGAAGAGAATGCAATGCGTCTCCTGAAACGGGTAGGTCTTGAAGAGAAAGCAGCTTCCTACCCCGGAGAACTTTCGGGTGGACAGAAGCAGAGGGTCGCCATAGCAAGAGCTCTGGCAATGAATCCCAAGGTTATGCTTTTTGACGAGCCCACATCAGCCCTCGATCCTGAAATGGTCAAGGAAGTTCTGGATGTAATGCTGGATCTGGCTAAAGACGGAATGACCATGATGGTTGTTTCCCATGAAATGGGATTTGCCAGAGCTGCTGCGGACAGAGTTATTTTTATGGATGAAGGACAAATTGTAGAAGAAGGAAAGCCTTCTGAAATATTTGACAATGCCAAAGAGGAACGAACCAGACAATTCCTGAAGCATATCCTATAG